A DNA window from Candidatus Latescibacterota bacterium contains the following coding sequences:
- a CDS encoding threonine/serine dehydratase, producing the protein MKTGDIPSAALKAYERIHTHLRQTPLSRSDYLSYMSGGEVFFKLEDAQYTGSFKVRGALNRVMAIDEGEFPGGVVTASTGNHGLAVAYALRKTGRDCIIFVPETVSPAKLDRLKSAGSEIRYFGTDNLDTELHARRFAVENDMLYLSPYNDPLVIAGQATAGLEISRQTGRVDALFASVGGGGLISGAGGYLKSMNPEIEVVGCSPVNSRAMAESVRAGRIVDVESLPTISDGTAGGIEQGAITFDLCRDIVDRFIDVSEDQIRASLRRIIDEEERSVEGAAAVSLAAFESVASEYQGKKVVIIICGGNIDPALLFDILGE; encoded by the coding sequence ATGAAGACAGGTGATATTCCTTCTGCTGCCCTGAAGGCGTATGAGAGGATCCACACACATTTGAGGCAGACCCCTCTTTCCCGCTCTGATTACCTTTCATATATGTCCGGTGGGGAAGTATTTTTCAAACTGGAAGATGCGCAGTACACTGGATCATTCAAGGTACGCGGCGCTCTAAACAGGGTGATGGCGATAGACGAGGGTGAATTCCCCGGAGGAGTAGTGACAGCATCGACCGGCAATCATGGCCTGGCCGTTGCCTACGCTCTGCGGAAAACGGGGCGAGATTGTATTATCTTCGTTCCCGAGACGGTGTCTCCAGCTAAACTCGATCGCTTGAAAAGCGCGGGTTCCGAGATCAGATATTTCGGGACTGACAATCTGGACACCGAACTTCACGCGAGGCGTTTCGCGGTTGAAAACGACATGCTTTACCTTTCTCCCTATAACGATCCCCTTGTGATCGCCGGCCAGGCAACTGCAGGATTGGAGATATCCAGACAGACAGGCAGGGTCGATGCCCTGTTCGCATCTGTAGGTGGAGGAGGGTTGATATCAGGAGCAGGAGGATATTTAAAGTCCATGAACCCGGAGATCGAAGTAGTCGGATGCAGTCCTGTGAATTCGAGAGCGATGGCAGAATCTGTGAGAGCTGGACGGATAGTGGATGTGGAGTCTCTGCCCACGATCTCCGACGGGACAGCTGGTGGTATCGAGCAAGGGGCCATTACCTTCGACCTCTGCCGTGATATAGTAGACCGGTTCATCGACGTCAGCGAGGATCAGATCAGGGCCAGCCTGAGAAGGATCATCGATGAAGAAGAGAGGTCCGTTGAGGGGGCGGCGGCAGTCTCCCTTGCCGCGTTCGAATCTGTCGCGTCAGAATACCAGGGTAAAAAAGTAGTTATCATCATCTGTGGCGGGAATATCGACCCAGCCCTTTTATTCGATATACTGGGTGAATGA
- a CDS encoding PhzF family phenazine biosynthesis protein codes for MKEYEIKYVDVFTTSPFHGNSAAVITDAEGLTTNDMYKIAGEINLSESTFVSPPESGRSAAKIRFFTPDVEYNLSGHAMIGTCFVLAENGLISLPDGMSRVVIDTKVGPIPIEFTFEQESQRSTNSINGDHVRLSGENNGLLRSIMMQQTVTDHRTTDLDLNEIASTLGIDPGLVLHTGLPLEILSNGLIQLVIPIQNQSALINMNPDLIKLKLMNDRFGIQTVDIFTLDSLDEKSITYSRHFSPGSGLWEDPGSGTAAVSIATYLARHGVISKGSYVMRQGKDLDQLCDVFVDIRDNNNGMNTAWVGGLAVTSIKRKMSIRDQSIMIA; via the coding sequence ATGAAGGAATACGAGATAAAATATGTGGACGTCTTTACTACCTCTCCCTTTCATGGGAATTCCGCCGCGGTGATCACGGACGCAGAAGGACTTACGACCAATGACATGTACAAGATAGCCGGGGAGATCAATCTTTCCGAGTCGACTTTCGTCAGTCCCCCCGAATCGGGACGCTCCGCCGCAAAAATCAGATTCTTCACTCCGGATGTAGAATACAACCTCAGTGGACATGCGATGATCGGTACCTGCTTCGTCCTCGCGGAAAATGGTTTGATATCTTTGCCTGACGGGATGTCCCGTGTGGTAATTGATACCAAGGTCGGACCTATCCCCATCGAATTCACTTTTGAACAGGAAAGCCAGCGATCTACCAATTCAATTAATGGTGATCATGTAAGACTATCCGGTGAAAACAACGGGCTTCTTCGCAGTATCATGATGCAACAGACTGTCACTGATCATCGAACGACAGATCTTGATTTAAACGAAATCGCCTCTACACTCGGCATCGATCCCGGGCTTGTCCTTCATACCGGCCTTCCTTTGGAGATCCTGTCGAACGGCCTCATCCAGCTGGTGATCCCGATTCAGAACCAGTCTGCGCTTATCAATATGAATCCTGACCTGATTAAATTGAAACTGATGAATGACAGGTTCGGTATCCAGACGGTCGACATATTCACCCTCGATTCACTCGACGAGAAAAGTATCACATATTCCCGACATTTCTCTCCCGGATCCGGCTTGTGGGAAGACCCGGGGTCAGGTACCGCGGCGGTCAGTATCGCTACATATCTCGCCAGACACGGAGTTATTTCAAAAGGCTCCTATGTTATGAGACAGGGCAAGGATCTCGACCAGCTATGCGATGTCTTTGTGGACATAAGGGATAATAATAACGGGATGAACACGGCCTGGGTCGGAGGACTGGCAGTGACTTCCATAAAAAGGAAAATGTCGATTCGCGACCAGTCAATAATGATAGCCTGA
- a CDS encoding 2-oxoacid:acceptor oxidoreductase family protein, protein MSFRYDIRLSGAGAHGLIDAARVLAEAAAIYEDLYASESCSFGPEARGNTCRADLILSDRAIDSPRVELVDFLLALTPDAYDAYICDLKPGGLLVIDEEIETDDRVHGRLEQKVRLCIDTGQDLKNAQTNIIILGIFASACNVISRKSLQDAIVSRAPKKLEEEYLASFEYGFGLLEGRDIQCLNKRDRDEDR, encoded by the coding sequence GTGTCGTTTAGATACGATATCAGGCTGAGTGGAGCCGGAGCTCACGGGTTGATCGATGCTGCCAGGGTACTTGCGGAAGCAGCAGCGATATATGAAGACCTTTATGCATCCGAGAGCTGTTCTTTTGGGCCGGAGGCCAGGGGGAACACCTGTCGGGCGGACCTTATCCTTTCAGACCGCGCCATCGATTCGCCCCGCGTGGAACTGGTCGATTTTCTGCTTGCCCTCACTCCCGATGCGTATGATGCCTATATATGCGATCTTAAACCAGGTGGGCTGCTTGTCATAGATGAGGAGATCGAAACAGACGACAGGGTTCATGGCAGACTCGAGCAGAAGGTGAGACTATGCATCGATACCGGGCAGGACCTGAAAAACGCTCAGACGAATATCATAATCCTTGGAATATTTGCCTCGGCATGTAACGTCATCAGCAGAAAATCGTTACAGGATGCAATCGTGAGCAGGGCTCCGAAAAAACTGGAAGAGGAATACCTGGCTTCCTTTGAATACGGGTTCGGGCTTCTTGAAGGCAGAGACATCCAGTGTCTGAACAAACGTGACAGGGACGAGGACAGATGA
- a CDS encoding thiolase domain-containing protein → MIKFSEQQLKVPKMMKPVYLVTAGQSKFGRAIPEKRTEELCVDALTMAADMINMSAAELKKYIHSCYYGHFADHFGDQLLGEAVIHDRLGLDPLGNIGVKTGGATGGSTLWEAVKAVASGYSDCVLAMGWERMDEVPTDEGNFLISCAADKDWESPLGHIYTGYYAVMAQKYWQVFGKSEDSFRKTLAEISVKHHGYARMNPFAQSPMKITVDDVLNSPVVAYPLRALDCCLMSVGAACAIICDEDTAMKLTKDSPHKPLRIWVAAGSHTLRPADRRNMEIPLLPNETADQYKDLGERFPGGDRYPGFTGFLGARMAAYYGYRMAGVKDPNEDLDLLELHDAFTISDVQSYEDIGVRPYGEGRDYVESGDCYHTNPNTGEPGRLPSNISGGLIGCMHAVGATGIMQTFEVAMHIWNRWAEIHGDDKRWKEFFREKPADWTDLQVKGAKRGMAISHAGVGSHVTSTILMDPDHLIDKDA, encoded by the coding sequence ATGATCAAGTTCAGTGAACAGCAGTTGAAGGTGCCGAAAATGATGAAGCCGGTATATCTTGTGACGGCTGGCCAATCGAAGTTCGGCAGGGCGATTCCCGAGAAAAGGACAGAAGAGCTATGCGTCGATGCGCTGACGATGGCCGCGGACATGATCAATATGTCAGCAGCGGAATTGAAAAAATATATCCATTCATGCTATTACGGACATTTCGCCGACCATTTCGGCGATCAGCTTCTCGGTGAGGCTGTAATCCACGACCGTCTCGGCCTGGATCCGCTTGGAAATATCGGTGTAAAGACAGGAGGGGCGACCGGTGGTTCGACTCTCTGGGAGGCTGTCAAGGCAGTAGCTTCCGGTTATTCAGACTGTGTGTTGGCGATGGGTTGGGAAAGGATGGACGAGGTTCCGACCGACGAGGGGAACTTCCTGATCTCATGTGCCGCTGACAAGGACTGGGAATCACCACTTGGTCACATTTATACAGGCTACTATGCTGTAATGGCTCAGAAATACTGGCAGGTCTTCGGTAAATCCGAGGATTCTTTCCGCAAGACCCTGGCCGAGATATCCGTGAAGCATCACGGATACGCCAGGATGAATCCTTTCGCGCAGTCTCCGATGAAGATCACCGTAGACGATGTACTCAATTCTCCGGTAGTGGCATACCCTCTCAGGGCGCTTGACTGCTGTCTGATGAGTGTGGGCGCCGCCTGCGCGATCATCTGTGATGAGGATACAGCGATGAAGCTTACCAAGGATTCCCCTCACAAGCCCCTTCGTATCTGGGTCGCGGCCGGTTCACATACGCTCAGGCCCGCCGACAGAAGGAATATGGAAATACCTCTTCTCCCGAATGAGACAGCCGATCAGTACAAGGACCTCGGGGAAAGGTTCCCTGGTGGAGACAGGTATCCGGGATTCACCGGGTTTCTTGGAGCGAGAATGGCAGCTTATTACGGGTACAGGATGGCAGGTGTAAAAGACCCGAACGAGGACCTGGATCTCCTTGAGCTGCATGACGCGTTCACGATCAGTGACGTTCAGTCGTATGAAGACATCGGCGTGAGGCCATACGGCGAGGGCCGTGATTATGTCGAGTCGGGAGACTGTTACCACACGAATCCGAATACAGGTGAGCCGGGCAGGCTTCCCTCCAATATATCGGGTGGGCTCATAGGATGCATGCACGCTGTCGGGGCGACTGGAATCATGCAGACATTCGAGGTCGCTATGCACATCTGGAACAGATGGGCCGAGATTCATGGTGACGATAAGAGATGGAAAGAGTTCTTCAGGGAGAAACCTGCTGACTGGACCGACCTGCAGGTCAAGGGCGCGAAGAGAGGTATGGCCATCAGCCACGCCGGCGTCGGCTCACATGTGACATCGACCATTCTTATGGATCCCGATCATCTTATCGACAAAGACGCATAA
- a CDS encoding acyl-CoA dehydrogenase family protein yields the protein MLRDSIRDFAENEIAPVALELDEKEEFSIELTRKMAEMGLFGIIVPEKYGGSGMTYLSYIIAVEEIARIDGSQGATVAAGNSLGIGPIYYYGNEEQKEEWLPRLCKGEILASFGLTEPDAGSDAGASKTTAKMEGSEWVIDGSKIFITNSSSELASVCTVQAITGQRSDGKKEMSCILVPNGTPGFEAKKMTGKMMWRASDTGELFFEDCRVPEANLLGKRGEGFKQMLETLDNGRLAIAAMGLGGAQGAFELALQYAREREQFGRAISTFQANGFKLADMATEIEAARALLYKACALKDAGKPFSKQAAMSKLYCSEVMGRVVDNAVQILGGYGLMKEYKVERFFRDYKLLTIGEGTSEIQRLVISRHIGCFDV from the coding sequence ATGCTGCGCGACAGTATCCGTGACTTCGCCGAGAACGAGATAGCTCCTGTAGCTCTGGAGCTGGATGAGAAGGAAGAATTCTCTATCGAGCTTACCCGGAAGATGGCCGAGATGGGGCTTTTCGGGATAATCGTTCCAGAGAAATATGGCGGATCCGGTATGACCTACCTCTCATACATAATTGCGGTCGAGGAGATCGCCAGGATCGACGGGTCGCAGGGAGCGACAGTCGCGGCAGGGAATTCTCTGGGTATCGGCCCTATCTATTATTACGGGAACGAGGAGCAGAAAGAGGAATGGCTTCCCAGGCTCTGCAAGGGCGAGATTCTCGCCTCCTTTGGCCTGACAGAACCAGACGCGGGTTCAGATGCCGGAGCGAGCAAGACTACAGCGAAGATGGAAGGTAGTGAGTGGGTGATAGACGGCAGCAAGATATTTATCACTAACTCAAGTTCCGAACTCGCCAGCGTCTGTACCGTCCAGGCGATAACCGGCCAGAGAAGCGATGGCAAGAAAGAGATGTCCTGTATCCTCGTCCCGAACGGTACTCCAGGATTCGAGGCGAAGAAGATGACAGGGAAGATGATGTGGAGGGCGTCAGATACCGGGGAACTCTTCTTCGAGGACTGCAGGGTTCCCGAAGCGAACCTTCTTGGAAAAAGAGGAGAAGGTTTTAAGCAGATGCTCGAAACCCTCGACAACGGCAGACTTGCGATCGCGGCGATGGGACTTGGAGGTGCTCAGGGGGCATTCGAACTTGCCCTTCAATACGCGCGGGAAAGGGAGCAGTTCGGAAGAGCCATTTCTACATTCCAGGCGAACGGGTTTAAACTTGCCGATATGGCTACAGAGATCGAGGCTGCTCGAGCGCTTCTTTATAAAGCATGCGCCCTCAAGGACGCGGGAAAACCATTCTCAAAGCAGGCGGCCATGTCGAAATTATACTGCAGCGAAGTGATGGGCCGGGTTGTCGACAACGCAGTGCAGATACTGGGTGGATACGGCCTGATGAAGGAATACAAGGTCGAGAGGTTCTTCCGCGACTACAAGCTCCTGACTATAGGAGAGGGTACTTCGGAGATCCAGCGTCTCGTGATATCAAGACATATAGGCTGCTTCGACGTTTAG
- a CDS encoding YihY/virulence factor BrkB family protein — MLMKRLRSFSGIFKDAAYGWVNDDVPAMSAAIAYHAILSLAPLLIVLLGTISMIFGAEAVENELLVQIELSVGPRAAMAVKSVMDNTRQTTSEAVAVGGSSLILLIIFSTGVFKQLIGSLNVIWGLADDARKGFRGGVLRMIRRHMLAFLMLIGLALWLYLLLISKTLTIIPEKIILESFPKSAGYMPQVPVLLSPVLFTFIFAILYRVLPDRHIPWKDVWFGAAFTALLSVITEKLIGFYLQKTIVTSLYGAAGSLIIVLLWIYWSAVVFLFGAELARAYAHRLGSLRQIPTGNNPED; from the coding sequence ATGTTGATGAAAAGGTTAAGATCGTTTTCAGGAATTTTCAAGGATGCCGCCTACGGATGGGTCAACGACGATGTGCCGGCGATGTCGGCAGCGATAGCCTATCACGCGATCCTCTCTCTCGCGCCCCTGCTCATAGTGTTGCTTGGAACAATAAGCATGATCTTCGGCGCTGAAGCTGTAGAGAATGAGCTTCTCGTCCAGATCGAACTCTCTGTCGGCCCCAGAGCCGCCATGGCAGTGAAAAGCGTGATGGACAACACACGTCAGACCACATCAGAAGCGGTCGCGGTCGGGGGAAGTTCACTTATACTTCTTATCATATTCTCCACTGGAGTATTCAAGCAGCTGATCGGATCGCTGAACGTGATATGGGGGCTCGCTGACGATGCTCGAAAAGGCTTCCGTGGTGGAGTGCTGAGGATGATAAGGAGACATATGTTGGCCTTCCTTATGCTGATCGGCCTGGCCCTCTGGCTGTATCTACTGCTCATTTCCAAGACTTTGACGATCATTCCGGAGAAAATCATCCTCGAATCCTTTCCGAAATCGGCAGGATACATGCCACAGGTCCCCGTTCTCCTCTCTCCGGTCCTGTTCACCTTCATTTTCGCTATTCTTTACCGTGTACTGCCTGACCGCCATATTCCCTGGAAAGATGTCTGGTTCGGCGCAGCGTTTACGGCGCTTCTTTCGGTCATCACCGAAAAACTCATAGGGTTCTATCTTCAGAAGACGATAGTAACTTCTCTCTATGGCGCTGCCGGTTCCCTTATCATCGTTCTCTTATGGATATACTGGTCGGCAGTCGTCTTCCTCTTCGGCGCCGAACTGGCAAGGGCATACGCGCACAGACTCGGATCACTTCGGCAGATCCCTACCGGGAACAATCCTGAAGACTAG